From a single Nematostella vectensis chromosome 3, jaNemVect1.1, whole genome shotgun sequence genomic region:
- the LOC5512636 gene encoding ras and EF-hand domain-containing protein isoform X12: MEVAHYNHDVDSMIQDIFHHWDINNSGYIEKAELKQCCSDLRLSEEKLAITFNELDLDGDGKISLEDFANSFQKVCSLFDVTQDEVLNQEKSEYKKFEKLLDVIGVKGVLSGQEYVSELFHYMHNSNDSAQLLSLLESFLFSVVRDVKHYSSENAKLEEALKRACEKHAEHMEQLDDELDQQMSRLEMRIKKEEQSKFERSNLDMVWQLETKNKEIQALNAKVSKLENKIKKKEPEEQKLKEEIEEKVQELRYLRSQVTDAQTTVAVIRSELAQLKNDYEDQSSQLEAEKRNVMECVQEQESLTRQLQLLHEANKKLHDTNDDLRSALEMRRGSEGGKSPSPSKRNSISTLYSTVPRAHRRSKSHEPSSRRASNLTGEFSGDDRHPNSASASTPRSSVAAPPPEGSRRSSMLLPTQQSCEVDDPVNEDSLLSELMKVQRSHNFPDGTEEEDEAYSTMPSSERESLRQQLDLLQKTNNDLRTALEVVGKTRSPSSKGKRRSERGEKCRRNASIKSTHSDYGSISSRSMSPSRSHGAKSGEDIADGAEELSGYDPESDGNNTSTITLQSRHEEAPPIPAKLGATQHERIKIAGRETNDVIWEDEDEAETERPAGSDGFKRADDNSPFKRNSILRKPCRHRSLETLDEGEGPTGRGNRSAWPPIARAGKWHSMEQVKRRNDFAGERTRSLPHLRTQSADRLDFSTGEGLTQLAEKLNALQKSAEDVKAQTPPNKVTDREAPAPPVPQEDLTSAKSYRMEEERRALREIIAPLIRPVPAPRTRKSAHVEPQEDQTQQRHPVIESPRHTSKTLPRGSVVTRIKQSESLPDSDLSRADISELEAQFKSVIKEDEEDIDEDDVDDEELAQLVAMATGLTDSEEETETEDDDTTVGVREAAVGADSISEASTNTALNMSNVDERVPERMFKIVLAGDAAVGKSSFILRLCRNRFHSALNSTLGVDFQMKTLVVDGKTYALQLWDTAGQERFRSIAKSYFRKADGVLLLYDVTCETSFLDVRDWVEAIEESCSKPVPIMLCGNKIDIRQSAAAENKTVITAESGSRLAKEHGALFIETSSKENKNIAEACIELARMLRDVEDIEVKQNNGMKLTDNDIKKKKTNCCST; the protein is encoded by the exons ATGGAGGTGGCTCATTACAATCATGATGTCGACTCGATGATTCAGGACATTTTTCATCATTGGGACATCAACAACAGTGGATATATCGAGAAAGCCGAACTGAAACAGTGCTGCAGTGATTTGAGACTGAGCGAGGAGAAATTGGCGATAACTTTCAATGAGTTGGATTTGGACGGTGATGGAAAAATCAGCTTAGAAGACTTTGCTAATAGCTTCCAAAAAGTTTGTTCCCTTTTTGACGTCACACAAGATGAAGTTCTTAACCAAGAGAAGTCTGAGTATAAAAAGTTTGAGAAACTTTTGGATGTGATCGGGGTGAAAGGGGTCCTCTCagg CCAAGAATATGTGTCCGAGCTATTCCATTACATGCACAACTCAAATGATTCAGCTCAGCTGCTATCCCTGTTGGAGAGTTTCCTGTTCAGTGTTGTAAGAGATGTTAAACACTACTCATCTGAAAATGCGAAACTGGAGGAAGCTCTCAAAAG GGCATGTGAGAAACATGCCGAACACATGGAACAGCTGGACGATGAGCTGGATCAACAAATGTCTCGTTTGGAAATGCGTATCAAGAAAGAG GAACAGAGCAAGTTCGAGCGCTCCAATCTCGACATGGTATGGCAACTGGAGACAAAGAATAAGGAAATCCAGGCATTAAACGCCAAAGTGTCAAAG ctggaaaacaaaataaagaaaaaggagccagaagaacaaaaattaaaagaagAAATCGAAGAAAAAGTCCAG GAACTTCGCTATTTACGGAGTCAAGTTACGGATGCACAGACAACTGTTGCAGTTATCCGTAGCGAGCTCGCACAGCTCAAGAACGATTACGAAGATCAGTCATCTCAACTCGAAGC GGAGAAGCGAAATGTTATGGAATGCGTGCAGGAACAGGAAAGTCTCACTCGGCAGTTGCAACTATTACA TGAAGCAAACAAGAAGCTCCATGACACTAACGACGATTTACGCTCAGCACTTGAG ATGCGCAGGGGCTCTGAAGGAGGCAAGAGCCCTTCTCCGAGCAAACGCAACTCCATCTCTACATTATACTCGACTGTTCCACGCGCTCACAGGCGGAGCAAATCGCACGAGCCGAG CAGCCGACGAGCGTCAAATCTAACCGGAGAGTTCTCGGGCGACGACAGACATCCGAACTCTGCCTCGGCCTCCACCCCCCGGTCATCCGTCGCCGCCCCACCCCCGGAGGGGTCGCGGAGGAGCTCTATGTTGCTGCCGACTCAGCAGAGTTGTGAAGTGGACGATCCCGTGAATGAGGACTCCTTGCTCAGCGAACTGATGAAAGTTCAACGCAGTCAT AATTTCCCTGATGGCACCGAAGAGGAAGACGAGGCTTATAGCACGATGCCTTCCAGTGAACGCGAGTCGTTACGGCAACAGCTTGACTTACTTCA GAAAACAAATAACGACCTTCGAACAGCTCTCGAG GTCGTCGGAAAAACCAGGTCTCCGTCATCCAAAGGAAAG CGGCGGAGTGAGCGTGGGGAAAAGTGCCGGCGTAATGCCAGCATCAAAAGCACGCATAGTGACTACGGGTCCATCTCTAGTCGGAGCATGTCTCCCAGCCG GTCTCATGGGGCCAAATCTGGGGAAGATATAGCTGATGGCGCGGAGGAGCTGTCCGGTTATGACCCCGAGTCGGACGGTAACAACACGAGCACAATCACG CTACAAAGCCGTCACGAGGAAGCTCCACCAATCCCTGCAAAACTGGGTGCTACACAACATGAGCGCATCAAAATAGCAGGCCGGGAGACCAATGACGTCATCTGGGAAGACGAAGACGAAGCGGAGACCGAGCGACCCGCGGGCTCAGACGGATTCAAACGAGCTGACGACAATTCCCCTTTTAAGCGAAACAGCATCCTTCGTAAACCGTGCCGCCACAGAAGCTTAGAGACTTTAGACGAGGGAGAGGGGCCGACTGGGCGGGGAAATAGGTCTGCATGGCCGCCAATTGCCCGGGCGGGGAAGTGGCATAGTATGGAGCAGGTCAAAAGACGTAACGACTTCGCTGGCGAAAGAACGCGCTCGTTGCCACACTTGCGCACACAAAGCGCTGATCGTCTTGATTTCAGTACTGGAGAAGGGCTCACTCAGCTTGCGGAGAAGTTGAATGCGCTACAGAAAAGCGCCGAAGACGTTAAGGCTCAGACGCCGCCCAATAAAGTTACGGATAGGGAAGCGCCTGCCCCGCCCGTCCCACAAGAAGACCTCACTTCCGCCAAGAGTTATCGGATGGAGGAGGAGAGACGGGCCTTGCGAGAGATCATTGCGCCGCTGATCCGCCCTGTGCCCGCACCGAGGACTCGCAAGTCAGCTCATGTTGAGCCACAGGAAGACCAAACTCAGCAACGCCATCCGGTTATTGAGTCGCCGAGACACACTTCAAAAACCCTTCCAAGGGGATCTGTTGTGACAAGAATAAAG CAGAGTGAATCCCTCCCGGACTCCGACCTCAGCCGCGCTGATATATCCGAGCTAGAGGCACAG TTCAAAAGCGTCATCAAGGAAGACGAGGAAGATATCGACGAAGACGACGTCGACGATGAGGAGTTAGCTCAACTcgttgctatggcaacaggACTGACCGACTCCGAGGAAGAGACGGAAACAGAGGACGATGATACGACGGTTGGCGTGAGAGAAGCTGCCGTCGGAGCCGACTCTATATCCGAGGCGTCTACAAACACGGCGCTCAAT ATGTCTAACGTGGATGAGCGTGTCCCGGAGCGTATGTTCAAGATCGTGCTGGCTGGCGACGCCGCGGTCGGCAAGTCGAGCTTCATCCTCAGACTCTGTCGTAACAGATTCCACAGCGCTCTCAACTCGACCCTAG GGGTCGACTTCCAAATGAAGACCCTGGTGGTCGACGGGAAGACATACGCATTACAGCTGTGGGATACCGCTGGTCAAGAAAG GTTTCGAAGCATCGCTAAGTCGTACTTCCGTAAGGCCGATGGCGTTTTACTACTCTATGATGTCACATGTGAGACGTCATTCTTGGACGTGAGGGACTGGGTCGAGGCAATCGAG gAAAGCTGTAGTAAGCCAGTACCCATCATGCTGTGTGGCAACAAGATTGATATTCGCCAGTCGGCTGCCGCCGAGAACAAGACGGTGATCACTGCTGAGAGCGGCTCAAGACTAGCAAAG GAGCACGGCGCACTGTTCATTGAAACAAGCTCGAAGGAGAACAAAAACATCGCCGAAGCTTGTATCGAATTAGCAAG GATGTTACGCGATGTAGAGGATATCGAGGTAAAGCAGAACAACGGCATGAAATTGACAGATAACGACATCaagaaaaagaagacaaaCTGCTGCTCAACGTGA
- the LOC5512636 gene encoding uncharacterized protein LOC5512636 isoform X9: protein MEVAHYNHDVDSMIQDIFHHWDINNSGYIEKAELKQCCSDLRLSEEKLAITFNELDLDGDGKISLEDFANSFQKVCSLFDVTQDEVLNQEKSEYKKFEKLLDVIGVKGVLSGQEYVSELFHYMHNSNDSAQLLSLLESFLFSVVRDVKHYSSENAKLEEALKRACEKHAEHMEQLDDELDQQMSRLEMRIKKEEQSKFERSNLDMVWQLETKNKEIQALNAKVSKLENKIKKKEPEEQKLKEEIEEKVQELRYLRSQVTDAQTTVAVIRSELAQLKNDYEDQSSQLEAEKRNVMECVQEQESLTRQLQLLHEANKKLHDTNDDLRSALEMRRGSEGGKSPSPSKRNSISTLYSTVPRAHRRSKSHEPSSRRASNLTGEFSGDDRHPNSASASTPRSSVAAPPPEGSRRSSMLLPTQQSCEVDDPVNEDSLLSELMKVQRSHESPFDTQSTSSDAESVEHDYNHNAGILNAKETGRIHHLIPPARQSCEVESKGSPEDTIDPVVHRYEHAVHSGSHSSGSQSLPGDEVLDWDQVLKRVREIEEAGTCSLGGETDVSEESRVTVEEPALKRVKEAVESGDESIFEVDDDTNEETAQAAVSRPSKRIEDDHVDESGEYPNGEKQAKEPDVDRVPCIVLEEDSESDGGIDEVMSAKSSQRDEGIYPGSTEDQHVVSDSETVDDSNEFDIKSEEPYPANNLATSKETSFLNTTPEECIDKGKGSDEEARLEPVFSPRVNVGTGDSTPRVLLDPDIELFEKGEEPEYYTVFETEPVHERFERMKEIGLKRCPAFVRPGTRPLSERYRKTTKKDSELQTDETTKDTQRQNTDTTASDKTDDEPTVSSHDSSPRTQKETGLTGLSVKLGRYIKKNVSIKSKERLVNRTDKDTSKERNGMLKDTSRQRTETDADTRRSFPQGVSKKNIKDSTTNNEKEERSIKHVNKLTRSSSERSKTRTANAKDLKRSKSSVTFASAVSADKLQPRIREKGVSGKSPRHRKHVTTDSETTTSDTDSTPRDLKLNFPDGTEEEDEAYSTMPSSERESLRQQLDLLQKTNNDLRTALEVVVGKTRSPSSKGKRRSERGEKCRRNASIKSTHSDYGSISSRSMSPSRSHGAKSGEDIADGAEELSGYDPESDGNNTSTITFKSVIKEDEEDIDEDDVDDEELAQLVAMATGLTDSEEETETEDDDTTVGVREAAVGADSISEASTNTALNMSNVDERVPERMFKIVLAGDAAVGKSSFILRLCRNRFHSALNSTLGVDFQMKTLVVDGKTYALQLWDTAGQERFRSIAKSYFRKADGVLLLYDVTCETSFLDVRDWVEAIEESCSKPVPIMLCGNKIDIRQSAAAENKTVITAESGSRLAKEHGALFIETSSKENKNIAEACIELARMLRDVEDIEVKQNNGMKLTDNDIKKKKTNCCST, encoded by the exons ATGGAGGTGGCTCATTACAATCATGATGTCGACTCGATGATTCAGGACATTTTTCATCATTGGGACATCAACAACAGTGGATATATCGAGAAAGCCGAACTGAAACAGTGCTGCAGTGATTTGAGACTGAGCGAGGAGAAATTGGCGATAACTTTCAATGAGTTGGATTTGGACGGTGATGGAAAAATCAGCTTAGAAGACTTTGCTAATAGCTTCCAAAAAGTTTGTTCCCTTTTTGACGTCACACAAGATGAAGTTCTTAACCAAGAGAAGTCTGAGTATAAAAAGTTTGAGAAACTTTTGGATGTGATCGGGGTGAAAGGGGTCCTCTCagg CCAAGAATATGTGTCCGAGCTATTCCATTACATGCACAACTCAAATGATTCAGCTCAGCTGCTATCCCTGTTGGAGAGTTTCCTGTTCAGTGTTGTAAGAGATGTTAAACACTACTCATCTGAAAATGCGAAACTGGAGGAAGCTCTCAAAAG GGCATGTGAGAAACATGCCGAACACATGGAACAGCTGGACGATGAGCTGGATCAACAAATGTCTCGTTTGGAAATGCGTATCAAGAAAGAG GAACAGAGCAAGTTCGAGCGCTCCAATCTCGACATGGTATGGCAACTGGAGACAAAGAATAAGGAAATCCAGGCATTAAACGCCAAAGTGTCAAAG ctggaaaacaaaataaagaaaaaggagccagaagaacaaaaattaaaagaagAAATCGAAGAAAAAGTCCAG GAACTTCGCTATTTACGGAGTCAAGTTACGGATGCACAGACAACTGTTGCAGTTATCCGTAGCGAGCTCGCACAGCTCAAGAACGATTACGAAGATCAGTCATCTCAACTCGAAGC GGAGAAGCGAAATGTTATGGAATGCGTGCAGGAACAGGAAAGTCTCACTCGGCAGTTGCAACTATTACA TGAAGCAAACAAGAAGCTCCATGACACTAACGACGATTTACGCTCAGCACTTGAG ATGCGCAGGGGCTCTGAAGGAGGCAAGAGCCCTTCTCCGAGCAAACGCAACTCCATCTCTACATTATACTCGACTGTTCCACGCGCTCACAGGCGGAGCAAATCGCACGAGCCGAG CAGCCGACGAGCGTCAAATCTAACCGGAGAGTTCTCGGGCGACGACAGACATCCGAACTCTGCCTCGGCCTCCACCCCCCGGTCATCCGTCGCCGCCCCACCCCCGGAGGGGTCGCGGAGGAGCTCTATGTTGCTGCCGACTCAGCAGAGTTGTGAAGTGGACGATCCCGTGAATGAGGACTCCTTGCTCAGCGAACTGATGAAAGTTCAACGCAGTCAT GAGTCACCTTTTGATACGCAATCAACATCATCGGATGCCGAATCCGTCGAACACGATTATAACCACAATGCAGGAATCCTTAATGCAAAAGAGACAGGACGCATCCATCATCTGATACCACCCGCGAGGCAGTCCTGCGAGGTCGAGTCCAAAGGGAGCCCAGAGGATACCATCGATCCTGTTGTACATCGTTATGAGCACGCAGTGCATTCTGGTAGTCATAGTTCAGGTTCGCAAAGCCTACCAGGTGATGAAGTGCTTGACTGGGACCAAGTCCTTAAGCGAGTGAGAGAAATCGAGGAAGCTGGGACTTGTAGTTTAGGAGGCGAAACCGATGTTAGTGAAGAGAGTCGAGTGACAGTTGAGGAACCAGCCCTCAAGCGGGTTAAAGAAGCCGTGGAGTCTGGGGACGAAAGTATATTCGAGGTTGACGATGACACAAATGAGGAGACTGCACAGGCGGCAGTGTCGAGGCCCTCGAAAAGGATCGAGGATGATCATGTTGATGAGTCAGGAGAATATCCCAATGGAGAAAAACAGGCTAAAGAACCCGATGTAGATCGCGTTCCTTGTATTGTACTTGAGGAAGACTCTGAATCTGATGGTGGCATCGATGAAGTTATGAGCGCAAAAAGCTCACAAAGGGACGAGGGGATTTATCCTGGGTCCACCGAAGATCAGCATGTAGTTTCTGATAGTGAAACTGTTGACGATTCTAACGAATTTGATATAAAATCCGAAGAACCTTATCCTGCAAATAACCTAGCCACTAGCAAAGAAACGTCCTTTCTAAATACTACACCGGAAGAATGTATCGACAAAGGAAAGGGATCTGACGAGGAAGCCAGGCTAGAACCTGTCTTTTCTCCTCGGGTAAACGTGGGGACTGGTGATAGTACACCTAGGGTTTTGTTAGACCCAGACATTGAGCTGTTTGAAAAAGGCGAAGAGCCTGAGTACTACACTGTATTTGAAACCGAGCCAGTCCATGAGCGGTTTGAAAGAATGAAAGAAATTGGGCTCAAGAGATGCCCCGCGTTTGTTCGCCCTGGGACCCGTCCACTCAGTGAGCGGTATAGAAAAACG ACCAAAAAGGACAGTGAACTACAAACTGACGAAACAACAAAAGACACGCAACGACAAAACACAGACACGACAGCCTCAGATAAAACTGACGATGAACCAACTGTTAGCTCTCACGACAGTTCGCCCCGGACCCAAAAGGAAACAGGACTGACCGGACTTAGCGTAAAGCTAGGGAGATACATAAAAAAGAACGTTTCAATTAAATCAAAGGAGCGCTTGGTAAACAGAACTGATAAAGATACGTCGAAAGAAAGGAATGGTATGTTAAAGGATACGAGTCGACAGCGTACGGAGACTGACGCTGATACGAGACGAAGTTTTCCGCAAGGagtttcaaagaaaaatatcaagGATTCAACCACTAACAACGAGAAAGAAGAAAGGAGTATTAAACATGTTAACAAACTGACACGCTCTTCAAGCGAACGATCAAAAACGCGAACAGCTAATGCGAAAGATCTGAAACGCTCTAAGAGTTCGGTGACATTCGCAAGCGCAGTGTCTGCGGACAAACTGCAACCGCGCATACGTGAAAAGGGCGTGTCTGGGAAATCTCCCCGACATCGTAAACACGTGACTACGGACAGCGAAACGACGACCTCGGACACTGACAGCACCCCACGTGACCTTAAACTG AATTTCCCTGATGGCACCGAAGAGGAAGACGAGGCTTATAGCACGATGCCTTCCAGTGAACGCGAGTCGTTACGGCAACAGCTTGACTTACTTCA GAAAACAAATAACGACCTTCGAACAGCTCTCGAGGTG GTCGTCGGAAAAACCAGGTCTCCGTCATCCAAAGGAAAG CGGCGGAGTGAGCGTGGGGAAAAGTGCCGGCGTAATGCCAGCATCAAAAGCACGCATAGTGACTACGGGTCCATCTCTAGTCGGAGCATGTCTCCCAGCCG GTCTCATGGGGCCAAATCTGGGGAAGATATAGCTGATGGCGCGGAGGAGCTGTCCGGTTATGACCCCGAGTCGGACGGTAACAACACGAGCACAATCACG TTCAAAAGCGTCATCAAGGAAGACGAGGAAGATATCGACGAAGACGACGTCGACGATGAGGAGTTAGCTCAACTcgttgctatggcaacaggACTGACCGACTCCGAGGAAGAGACGGAAACAGAGGACGATGATACGACGGTTGGCGTGAGAGAAGCTGCCGTCGGAGCCGACTCTATATCCGAGGCGTCTACAAACACGGCGCTCAAT ATGTCTAACGTGGATGAGCGTGTCCCGGAGCGTATGTTCAAGATCGTGCTGGCTGGCGACGCCGCGGTCGGCAAGTCGAGCTTCATCCTCAGACTCTGTCGTAACAGATTCCACAGCGCTCTCAACTCGACCCTAG GGGTCGACTTCCAAATGAAGACCCTGGTGGTCGACGGGAAGACATACGCATTACAGCTGTGGGATACCGCTGGTCAAGAAAG GTTTCGAAGCATCGCTAAGTCGTACTTCCGTAAGGCCGATGGCGTTTTACTACTCTATGATGTCACATGTGAGACGTCATTCTTGGACGTGAGGGACTGGGTCGAGGCAATCGAG gAAAGCTGTAGTAAGCCAGTACCCATCATGCTGTGTGGCAACAAGATTGATATTCGCCAGTCGGCTGCCGCCGAGAACAAGACGGTGATCACTGCTGAGAGCGGCTCAAGACTAGCAAAG GAGCACGGCGCACTGTTCATTGAAACAAGCTCGAAGGAGAACAAAAACATCGCCGAAGCTTGTATCGAATTAGCAAG GATGTTACGCGATGTAGAGGATATCGAGGTAAAGCAGAACAACGGCATGAAATTGACAGATAACGACATCaagaaaaagaagacaaaCTGCTGCTCAACGTGA